A window of the Juglans microcarpa x Juglans regia isolate MS1-56 chromosome 5D, Jm3101_v1.0, whole genome shotgun sequence genome harbors these coding sequences:
- the LOC121264956 gene encoding auxin response factor 3-like isoform X9 yields MGLIDLNTTEDDETPSSGSSASSWYSASALSASALASASSVCLELWHACAGPLISLPKKNSVVVYFPQGHLEQVPDFPLAAYDLPPHVFCRVTDVKLHAEEGTDEVYAQVALVPENEQFEHKLQEGEIDADGEEDDADVAAKLSTPHMFCKTLTASDTSTHGGFSVPRRAAEDCFPALDYKQQRPSQELVAKDLHGLEWRFRHIYRGQPRRHLLTTGWSGFVNKKKLVSGDAVLFLRGEDGELRLGIRRAAQVKGSGSFSALCSRQMNHGSLMDVVNAISTRSTFNIYYNPRASSSEFIIPLRKFLKSLQHSFSVGMRFKMRFEAEDAAERRYTGLVTGISDMDPVRWPGSKWRCLLVRWDDVETRHNRVSPWEIEPSISLSGSTSLMAPGSKRTRIGFPLGKLEFPIPNGIGASDFGESLSFQKVLQGQEILGFTHDGIDTHNLQYLRTSETRRCIPGSNGSGIAAIGDGVRNPIVNSDISYKGMGFGESLRFQKVLQGQEIFPSLPYERAPSTNEAHGNGGLGILDGVQVMSSRNGWPGMMRGNNTTMCPFSPPMQASSPSSVLMFQQATNPVSNLGSMDKFNSHEDQRISNRSLSVSEKIGGKLTSSSLYEHNFRRKDQGGTNSSSFEHNQLVSTLPPFATQSTFEGTQDLVPTCKSSCRLFGFSLTEGKHVANTENSTPASSPLNPGASFLPHVGDQFHPKPPLMTKAVGTACTKEILQYFHKNYDIY; encoded by the exons ATGGGTCTGATCGATCTCAACACAACGGAGGACGACGAAACGCCGTCTTCCGGTTCCTCCGCTTCGTCATGGTACTCTGCCTCTGCTCTGAGTGCTTCGGCCTTGGCTTCGGCTTCGTCGGTCTGCCTGGAGTTGTGGCACGCGTGTGCGGGCCCACTGATTTCGCTTCCGAAGAAGAATAGTGTCGTGGTGTACTTCCCGCAGGGACACTTGGAGCAGGTTCCGGATTTTCCTCTTGCAGCCTATGATCTCCCTCCCCACGTGTTCTGTCGCGTTACTGATGTCAAGCTACAT GCGGAGGAGGGCACCGATGAGGTTTATGCGCAGGTCGCACTGGTTCCTGAAAACGAG CAATTCGAGCATAAACTTCAAGAAGGGGAAATCGATGCAGATGGGGAGGAAGACGATGCTGATGTAGCTGCAAAGTTGTCCACACCCCACATGTTCTGTAAGACTCTTACTGCTTCTGATACTAGCACACATGGAGGCTTCTCTGTACCTCGTCGAGCTGCTGAGGACTGCTTCCCTGCCCTG GACTATAAGCAACAGAGGCCTTCTCAAGAGCTTGTGGCGAAGGACCTACATGGTTTGGAATGGAGGTTTCGACATATCTACAGGG GGCAACCGCGAAGACATTTGCTCACTACTGGGTGGAGTGGTTTTGTAAACAAGAAGAAGCTTGTCTCTGGAGATGCCGTGCTCTTTCTTCG GGGTGAGGATGGAGAATTGCGACTGGGAATCCGAAGAGCTGCTCAAGTTAAAGGTAGCGGCAGTTTTTCGGCTCTCTGTAGCCGTCAGATGAATCATGGCTCTCTGATGGATGTGGTTAATGCTATATCTACTAGAAGCACCTTCAACATTTACTATAATCCAAG GGCCAGTTCATCAGAATTCATAATACCTCTCCGTAAGTTCTTGAAGAGCCTGCAACATTCTTTTTCAGTTGGAATGAGGTTCAAAATGCGTTTTGAAGCAGAAGATGCAGCTGAGAGAAG ATACACAGGGCTTGTAACTGGAATAAGTGATATGGATCCTGTTAGATGGCCTGGTTCAAAATGGAGATGCCTACtg GTTAGGTGGGATGATGTGGAGACTAGGCATAACAGGGTTTCTCCATGGGAAATTGAGCCATCTATTTCTCTTTCGGGTTCCACTAGCTTGATGGCGCCTGGTTCAAAGAGGACCAGGATTGGATTTCCTTTAGGAAAATTGGAATTTCCAATTCCCA ATGGGATTGGAGCATCAGACTTCGGGGAATCTTTAAGCTTCCAGAAGGTCTTGCAAGGTCAAGAAATTTTGGGTTTTACTCATGATGGTATCGATACTCATAATCTGCAGTATCTGCGTACATCTGAAACGAGGAGGTGTATTCCTGGTTCAAATGGTTCTGGGATTGCTGCAATAGGAGATGGTGTTAGAAACCCAATTGTGAACTCTGATATCTCCTATAAAGGCATGGGCTTTGGTGAATCTTTGCGATTCCAGAAGGTCTTGCAAGGTCAAGAAATATTTCCAAGCTTGCCATATGAAAGAGCCCCATCAACTAATGAGGCTCATGGCAATGGTGGCCTTGGAATCCTTGATGGTGTTCAAGTGATGAGCTCGAGGAATGGATGGCCTGGGATGATGCGGGGCAATAATACAACTATGTGCCCATTTTCCCCACCTATGCAAGCTTCATCACCATCCTCTGTCTTAATGTTTCAGCAAGCAACTAATCCAGTTTCAAACTTAGGTTCAATGGATAAGTTCAATAGTCATGAGGATCAGAGAATTAGTAACCGAAGTTTGTCTGTTTCTGAAAAAATTGGTGGAAAGCTCACATCATCCTCACTATATGAGCATAACTTCCGCAGGAAAGATCAAGGAGGCACAAATTCTTCCAGTTTCGAGCATAATCAACTGGTCTCTACACTCCCTCCTTTTGCAACTCAATCCACCTTTGAGGGCACCCAGGATCTAGTTCCCACATGTAAAAGTAGCTGCAGACTCTTTGGGTTTTCATTGACAGAGGGAAAACATGTTGCAAATACTGAGAACTCCACTCCAGCTTCGTCCCCATTGAATCCTGGAGCTTCTTTTCTGCCTCATGTTGGGGACCAGTTCCATCCCAAGCCTCCACTGATGACCAAGGCAGTTGGAACCGCTTGTACCAAA GAAATTCTGCAATATTTTCACAAGAACTATGATATCTACTAA
- the LOC121264956 gene encoding auxin response factor 3-like isoform X6 translates to MGLIDLNTTEDDETPSSGSSASSWYSASALSASALASASSVCLELWHACAGPLISLPKKNSVVVYFPQGHLEQVPDFPLAAYDLPPHVFCRVTDVKLHAEEGTDEVYAQVALVPENEQFEHKLQEGEIDADGEEDDADVAAKLSTPHMFCKTLTASDTSTHGGFSVPRRAAEDCFPALDYKQQRPSQELVAKDLHGLEWRFRHIYRGQPRRHLLTTGWSGFVNKKKLVSGDAVLFLRGEDGELRLGIRRAAQVKGSGSFSALCSRQMNHGSLMDVVNAISTRSTFNIYYNPSISSRASSSEFIIPLRKFLKSLQHSFSVGMRFKMRFEAEDAAERRYTGLVTGISDMDPVRWPGSKWRCLLVRWDDVETRHNRVSPWEIEPSISLSGSTSLMAPGSKRTRIGFPLGKLEFPIPTDGIGASDFGESLSFQKVLQGQEILGFTHDGIDTHNLQYLRTSETRRCIPGSNGSGIAAIGDGVRNPIVNSDISYKGMGFGESLRFQKVLQGQEIFPSLPYERAPSTNEAHGNGGLGILDGVQVMSSRNGWPGMMRGNNTTMCPFSPPMQASSPSSVLMFQQATNPVSNLGSMDKFNSHEDQRISNRSLSVSEKIGGKLTSSSLYEHNFRRKDQGGTNSSSFEHNQLVSTLPPFATQSTFEGTQDLVPTCKSSCRLFGFSLTEGKHVANTENSTPASSPLNPGASFLPHVGDQFHPKPPLMTKAVGTACTKEILQYFHKNYDIY, encoded by the exons ATGGGTCTGATCGATCTCAACACAACGGAGGACGACGAAACGCCGTCTTCCGGTTCCTCCGCTTCGTCATGGTACTCTGCCTCTGCTCTGAGTGCTTCGGCCTTGGCTTCGGCTTCGTCGGTCTGCCTGGAGTTGTGGCACGCGTGTGCGGGCCCACTGATTTCGCTTCCGAAGAAGAATAGTGTCGTGGTGTACTTCCCGCAGGGACACTTGGAGCAGGTTCCGGATTTTCCTCTTGCAGCCTATGATCTCCCTCCCCACGTGTTCTGTCGCGTTACTGATGTCAAGCTACAT GCGGAGGAGGGCACCGATGAGGTTTATGCGCAGGTCGCACTGGTTCCTGAAAACGAG CAATTCGAGCATAAACTTCAAGAAGGGGAAATCGATGCAGATGGGGAGGAAGACGATGCTGATGTAGCTGCAAAGTTGTCCACACCCCACATGTTCTGTAAGACTCTTACTGCTTCTGATACTAGCACACATGGAGGCTTCTCTGTACCTCGTCGAGCTGCTGAGGACTGCTTCCCTGCCCTG GACTATAAGCAACAGAGGCCTTCTCAAGAGCTTGTGGCGAAGGACCTACATGGTTTGGAATGGAGGTTTCGACATATCTACAGGG GGCAACCGCGAAGACATTTGCTCACTACTGGGTGGAGTGGTTTTGTAAACAAGAAGAAGCTTGTCTCTGGAGATGCCGTGCTCTTTCTTCG GGGTGAGGATGGAGAATTGCGACTGGGAATCCGAAGAGCTGCTCAAGTTAAAGGTAGCGGCAGTTTTTCGGCTCTCTGTAGCCGTCAGATGAATCATGGCTCTCTGATGGATGTGGTTAATGCTATATCTACTAGAAGCACCTTCAACATTTACTATAATCCAAG TATATCTAGTAGGGCCAGTTCATCAGAATTCATAATACCTCTCCGTAAGTTCTTGAAGAGCCTGCAACATTCTTTTTCAGTTGGAATGAGGTTCAAAATGCGTTTTGAAGCAGAAGATGCAGCTGAGAGAAG ATACACAGGGCTTGTAACTGGAATAAGTGATATGGATCCTGTTAGATGGCCTGGTTCAAAATGGAGATGCCTACtg GTTAGGTGGGATGATGTGGAGACTAGGCATAACAGGGTTTCTCCATGGGAAATTGAGCCATCTATTTCTCTTTCGGGTTCCACTAGCTTGATGGCGCCTGGTTCAAAGAGGACCAGGATTGGATTTCCTTTAGGAAAATTGGAATTTCCAATTCCCA CAGATGGGATTGGAGCATCAGACTTCGGGGAATCTTTAAGCTTCCAGAAGGTCTTGCAAGGTCAAGAAATTTTGGGTTTTACTCATGATGGTATCGATACTCATAATCTGCAGTATCTGCGTACATCTGAAACGAGGAGGTGTATTCCTGGTTCAAATGGTTCTGGGATTGCTGCAATAGGAGATGGTGTTAGAAACCCAATTGTGAACTCTGATATCTCCTATAAAGGCATGGGCTTTGGTGAATCTTTGCGATTCCAGAAGGTCTTGCAAGGTCAAGAAATATTTCCAAGCTTGCCATATGAAAGAGCCCCATCAACTAATGAGGCTCATGGCAATGGTGGCCTTGGAATCCTTGATGGTGTTCAAGTGATGAGCTCGAGGAATGGATGGCCTGGGATGATGCGGGGCAATAATACAACTATGTGCCCATTTTCCCCACCTATGCAAGCTTCATCACCATCCTCTGTCTTAATGTTTCAGCAAGCAACTAATCCAGTTTCAAACTTAGGTTCAATGGATAAGTTCAATAGTCATGAGGATCAGAGAATTAGTAACCGAAGTTTGTCTGTTTCTGAAAAAATTGGTGGAAAGCTCACATCATCCTCACTATATGAGCATAACTTCCGCAGGAAAGATCAAGGAGGCACAAATTCTTCCAGTTTCGAGCATAATCAACTGGTCTCTACACTCCCTCCTTTTGCAACTCAATCCACCTTTGAGGGCACCCAGGATCTAGTTCCCACATGTAAAAGTAGCTGCAGACTCTTTGGGTTTTCATTGACAGAGGGAAAACATGTTGCAAATACTGAGAACTCCACTCCAGCTTCGTCCCCATTGAATCCTGGAGCTTCTTTTCTGCCTCATGTTGGGGACCAGTTCCATCCCAAGCCTCCACTGATGACCAAGGCAGTTGGAACCGCTTGTACCAAA GAAATTCTGCAATATTTTCACAAGAACTATGATATCTACTAA
- the LOC121264956 gene encoding auxin response factor 3-like isoform X7 encodes MGLIDLNTTEDDETPSSGSSASSWYSASALSASALASASSVCLELWHACAGPLISLPKKNSVVVYFPQGHLEQVPDFPLAAYDLPPHVFCRVTDVKLHAEEGTDEVYAQVALVPENEQFEHKLQEGEIDADGEEDDADVAAKLSTPHMFCKTLTASDTSTHGGFSVPRRAAEDCFPALDYKQQRPSQELVAKDLHGLEWRFRHIYRGQPRRHLLTTGWSGFVNKKKLVSGDAVLFLRGEDGELRLGIRRAAQVKGSGSFSALCSRQMNHGSLMDVVNAISTRSTFNIYYNPSRASSSEFIIPLRKFLKSLQHSFSVGMRFKMRFEAEDAAERRYTGLVTGISDMDPVRWPGSKWRCLLVRWDDVETRHNRVSPWEIEPSISLSGSTSLMAPGSKRTRIGFPLGKLEFPIPNGIGASDFGESLSFQKVLQGQEILGFTHDGIDTHNLQYLRTSETRRCIPGSNGSGIAAIGDGVRNPIVNSDISYKGMGFGESLRFQKVLQGQEIFPSLPYERAPSTNEAHGNGGLGILDGVQVMSSRNGWPGMMRGNNTTMCPFSPPMQASSPSSVLMFQQATNPVSNLGSMDKFNSHEDQRISNRSLSVSEKIGGKLTSSSLYEHNFRRKDQGGTNSSSFEHNQLVSTLPPFATQSTFEGTQDLVPTCKSSCRLFGFSLTEGKHVANTENSTPASSPLNPGASFLPHVGDQFHPKPPLMTKAVGTACTKEILQYFHKNYDIY; translated from the exons ATGGGTCTGATCGATCTCAACACAACGGAGGACGACGAAACGCCGTCTTCCGGTTCCTCCGCTTCGTCATGGTACTCTGCCTCTGCTCTGAGTGCTTCGGCCTTGGCTTCGGCTTCGTCGGTCTGCCTGGAGTTGTGGCACGCGTGTGCGGGCCCACTGATTTCGCTTCCGAAGAAGAATAGTGTCGTGGTGTACTTCCCGCAGGGACACTTGGAGCAGGTTCCGGATTTTCCTCTTGCAGCCTATGATCTCCCTCCCCACGTGTTCTGTCGCGTTACTGATGTCAAGCTACAT GCGGAGGAGGGCACCGATGAGGTTTATGCGCAGGTCGCACTGGTTCCTGAAAACGAG CAATTCGAGCATAAACTTCAAGAAGGGGAAATCGATGCAGATGGGGAGGAAGACGATGCTGATGTAGCTGCAAAGTTGTCCACACCCCACATGTTCTGTAAGACTCTTACTGCTTCTGATACTAGCACACATGGAGGCTTCTCTGTACCTCGTCGAGCTGCTGAGGACTGCTTCCCTGCCCTG GACTATAAGCAACAGAGGCCTTCTCAAGAGCTTGTGGCGAAGGACCTACATGGTTTGGAATGGAGGTTTCGACATATCTACAGGG GGCAACCGCGAAGACATTTGCTCACTACTGGGTGGAGTGGTTTTGTAAACAAGAAGAAGCTTGTCTCTGGAGATGCCGTGCTCTTTCTTCG GGGTGAGGATGGAGAATTGCGACTGGGAATCCGAAGAGCTGCTCAAGTTAAAGGTAGCGGCAGTTTTTCGGCTCTCTGTAGCCGTCAGATGAATCATGGCTCTCTGATGGATGTGGTTAATGCTATATCTACTAGAAGCACCTTCAACATTTACTATAATCCAAG TAGGGCCAGTTCATCAGAATTCATAATACCTCTCCGTAAGTTCTTGAAGAGCCTGCAACATTCTTTTTCAGTTGGAATGAGGTTCAAAATGCGTTTTGAAGCAGAAGATGCAGCTGAGAGAAG ATACACAGGGCTTGTAACTGGAATAAGTGATATGGATCCTGTTAGATGGCCTGGTTCAAAATGGAGATGCCTACtg GTTAGGTGGGATGATGTGGAGACTAGGCATAACAGGGTTTCTCCATGGGAAATTGAGCCATCTATTTCTCTTTCGGGTTCCACTAGCTTGATGGCGCCTGGTTCAAAGAGGACCAGGATTGGATTTCCTTTAGGAAAATTGGAATTTCCAATTCCCA ATGGGATTGGAGCATCAGACTTCGGGGAATCTTTAAGCTTCCAGAAGGTCTTGCAAGGTCAAGAAATTTTGGGTTTTACTCATGATGGTATCGATACTCATAATCTGCAGTATCTGCGTACATCTGAAACGAGGAGGTGTATTCCTGGTTCAAATGGTTCTGGGATTGCTGCAATAGGAGATGGTGTTAGAAACCCAATTGTGAACTCTGATATCTCCTATAAAGGCATGGGCTTTGGTGAATCTTTGCGATTCCAGAAGGTCTTGCAAGGTCAAGAAATATTTCCAAGCTTGCCATATGAAAGAGCCCCATCAACTAATGAGGCTCATGGCAATGGTGGCCTTGGAATCCTTGATGGTGTTCAAGTGATGAGCTCGAGGAATGGATGGCCTGGGATGATGCGGGGCAATAATACAACTATGTGCCCATTTTCCCCACCTATGCAAGCTTCATCACCATCCTCTGTCTTAATGTTTCAGCAAGCAACTAATCCAGTTTCAAACTTAGGTTCAATGGATAAGTTCAATAGTCATGAGGATCAGAGAATTAGTAACCGAAGTTTGTCTGTTTCTGAAAAAATTGGTGGAAAGCTCACATCATCCTCACTATATGAGCATAACTTCCGCAGGAAAGATCAAGGAGGCACAAATTCTTCCAGTTTCGAGCATAATCAACTGGTCTCTACACTCCCTCCTTTTGCAACTCAATCCACCTTTGAGGGCACCCAGGATCTAGTTCCCACATGTAAAAGTAGCTGCAGACTCTTTGGGTTTTCATTGACAGAGGGAAAACATGTTGCAAATACTGAGAACTCCACTCCAGCTTCGTCCCCATTGAATCCTGGAGCTTCTTTTCTGCCTCATGTTGGGGACCAGTTCCATCCCAAGCCTCCACTGATGACCAAGGCAGTTGGAACCGCTTGTACCAAA GAAATTCTGCAATATTTTCACAAGAACTATGATATCTACTAA
- the LOC121264956 gene encoding auxin response factor 3-like isoform X8: MGLIDLNTTEDDETPSSGSSASSWYSASALSASALASASSVCLELWHACAGPLISLPKKNSVVVYFPQGHLEQVPDFPLAAYDLPPHVFCRVTDVKLHAEEGTDEVYAQVALVPENEQFEHKLQEGEIDADGEEDDADVAAKLSTPHMFCKTLTASDTSTHGGFSVPRRAAEDCFPALDYKQQRPSQELVAKDLHGLEWRFRHIYRGQPRRHLLTTGWSGFVNKKKLVSGDAVLFLRGEDGELRLGIRRAAQVKGSGSFSALCSRQMNHGSLMDVVNAISTRSTFNIYYNPRASSSEFIIPLRKFLKSLQHSFSVGMRFKMRFEAEDAAERRYTGLVTGISDMDPVRWPGSKWRCLLVRWDDVETRHNRVSPWEIEPSISLSGSTSLMAPGSKRTRIGFPLGKLEFPIPTDGIGASDFGESLSFQKVLQGQEILGFTHDGIDTHNLQYLRTSETRRCIPGSNGSGIAAIGDGVRNPIVNSDISYKGMGFGESLRFQKVLQGQEIFPSLPYERAPSTNEAHGNGGLGILDGVQVMSSRNGWPGMMRGNNTTMCPFSPPMQASSPSSVLMFQQATNPVSNLGSMDKFNSHEDQRISNRSLSVSEKIGGKLTSSSLYEHNFRRKDQGGTNSSSFEHNQLVSTLPPFATQSTFEGTQDLVPTCKSSCRLFGFSLTEGKHVANTENSTPASSPLNPGASFLPHVGDQFHPKPPLMTKAVGTACTKEILQYFHKNYDIY; the protein is encoded by the exons ATGGGTCTGATCGATCTCAACACAACGGAGGACGACGAAACGCCGTCTTCCGGTTCCTCCGCTTCGTCATGGTACTCTGCCTCTGCTCTGAGTGCTTCGGCCTTGGCTTCGGCTTCGTCGGTCTGCCTGGAGTTGTGGCACGCGTGTGCGGGCCCACTGATTTCGCTTCCGAAGAAGAATAGTGTCGTGGTGTACTTCCCGCAGGGACACTTGGAGCAGGTTCCGGATTTTCCTCTTGCAGCCTATGATCTCCCTCCCCACGTGTTCTGTCGCGTTACTGATGTCAAGCTACAT GCGGAGGAGGGCACCGATGAGGTTTATGCGCAGGTCGCACTGGTTCCTGAAAACGAG CAATTCGAGCATAAACTTCAAGAAGGGGAAATCGATGCAGATGGGGAGGAAGACGATGCTGATGTAGCTGCAAAGTTGTCCACACCCCACATGTTCTGTAAGACTCTTACTGCTTCTGATACTAGCACACATGGAGGCTTCTCTGTACCTCGTCGAGCTGCTGAGGACTGCTTCCCTGCCCTG GACTATAAGCAACAGAGGCCTTCTCAAGAGCTTGTGGCGAAGGACCTACATGGTTTGGAATGGAGGTTTCGACATATCTACAGGG GGCAACCGCGAAGACATTTGCTCACTACTGGGTGGAGTGGTTTTGTAAACAAGAAGAAGCTTGTCTCTGGAGATGCCGTGCTCTTTCTTCG GGGTGAGGATGGAGAATTGCGACTGGGAATCCGAAGAGCTGCTCAAGTTAAAGGTAGCGGCAGTTTTTCGGCTCTCTGTAGCCGTCAGATGAATCATGGCTCTCTGATGGATGTGGTTAATGCTATATCTACTAGAAGCACCTTCAACATTTACTATAATCCAAG GGCCAGTTCATCAGAATTCATAATACCTCTCCGTAAGTTCTTGAAGAGCCTGCAACATTCTTTTTCAGTTGGAATGAGGTTCAAAATGCGTTTTGAAGCAGAAGATGCAGCTGAGAGAAG ATACACAGGGCTTGTAACTGGAATAAGTGATATGGATCCTGTTAGATGGCCTGGTTCAAAATGGAGATGCCTACtg GTTAGGTGGGATGATGTGGAGACTAGGCATAACAGGGTTTCTCCATGGGAAATTGAGCCATCTATTTCTCTTTCGGGTTCCACTAGCTTGATGGCGCCTGGTTCAAAGAGGACCAGGATTGGATTTCCTTTAGGAAAATTGGAATTTCCAATTCCCA CAGATGGGATTGGAGCATCAGACTTCGGGGAATCTTTAAGCTTCCAGAAGGTCTTGCAAGGTCAAGAAATTTTGGGTTTTACTCATGATGGTATCGATACTCATAATCTGCAGTATCTGCGTACATCTGAAACGAGGAGGTGTATTCCTGGTTCAAATGGTTCTGGGATTGCTGCAATAGGAGATGGTGTTAGAAACCCAATTGTGAACTCTGATATCTCCTATAAAGGCATGGGCTTTGGTGAATCTTTGCGATTCCAGAAGGTCTTGCAAGGTCAAGAAATATTTCCAAGCTTGCCATATGAAAGAGCCCCATCAACTAATGAGGCTCATGGCAATGGTGGCCTTGGAATCCTTGATGGTGTTCAAGTGATGAGCTCGAGGAATGGATGGCCTGGGATGATGCGGGGCAATAATACAACTATGTGCCCATTTTCCCCACCTATGCAAGCTTCATCACCATCCTCTGTCTTAATGTTTCAGCAAGCAACTAATCCAGTTTCAAACTTAGGTTCAATGGATAAGTTCAATAGTCATGAGGATCAGAGAATTAGTAACCGAAGTTTGTCTGTTTCTGAAAAAATTGGTGGAAAGCTCACATCATCCTCACTATATGAGCATAACTTCCGCAGGAAAGATCAAGGAGGCACAAATTCTTCCAGTTTCGAGCATAATCAACTGGTCTCTACACTCCCTCCTTTTGCAACTCAATCCACCTTTGAGGGCACCCAGGATCTAGTTCCCACATGTAAAAGTAGCTGCAGACTCTTTGGGTTTTCATTGACAGAGGGAAAACATGTTGCAAATACTGAGAACTCCACTCCAGCTTCGTCCCCATTGAATCCTGGAGCTTCTTTTCTGCCTCATGTTGGGGACCAGTTCCATCCCAAGCCTCCACTGATGACCAAGGCAGTTGGAACCGCTTGTACCAAA GAAATTCTGCAATATTTTCACAAGAACTATGATATCTACTAA